The Mercurialis annua linkage group LG2, ddMerAnnu1.2, whole genome shotgun sequence genome contains a region encoding:
- the LOC126668238 gene encoding uncharacterized protein LOC126668238, which translates to MCESIGQESPRDSQESDLNSEIRSQPALGRLIVKRHFLAELGGDFIFFKIYFVIEVCYKLGRVVSESYSAYNTLFTPFYFGNLNANLASTQQDIIVLVSLNEHRVLNSSEKDQLVSLHGKALATSKQLESLWWQKSRVKWHLLGDNNSKFFHTMASIHHRHNYISGITIEGSSYDSVEDIREHIFKFYKNLFRRQTQPLFSVGELPLQSLNDEQPVGLIRCFSEEEILAGLNSCGENKAPGPDGFNHFFYRRAWSFLKEDILTIFSNLHVTGAVPFGLNTAFLVLVPKFKGACDIKDIRPLSLIHGLLKLVSKVLSIRLAVVLPSIISVN; encoded by the exons ATGTGTGAAAGTATCGGCCAAGAATCCCCACGCGATTCCCAAGAATCGGATTTGAACTCCGAGATCAGGAGTCAGCCGGCCCTTGGCCGGCTCATAGTC AAAAGACATTTTCTAGCTGAGCTAGGTGGCGActtcatatttttcaaaatctatTTCGTAATAGAGGTCTGTTATAAACTTGGACGAGTGGTCTCTGAATCCTACTCCGCTTACAATACCTTATTCACTCCCTT TTATTTCGGAAACTTAAACGCAAATCTTGCTTCTACTCAACAGGATATCATTGTTCTTGTTTCTCTTAATGAACATCGTGTTTTGAATTCTTCTGAGAAAGATCAGTTGGTTTCTCTACATGGGAAAGCTTTAGCTACGTCTAAGCAATTAGAGTCGTTATGGTGGCAAAAATCTCGTGTGAAGTGGCATCTCTTAGGAGATAACAACTCTAAATTCTTTCACACAATGGCTTCGATTCACCATAGGCACAATTACATCTCAGGGATAACTATTGAAGGCTCTTCTTACGATTCGGTGGAAGATATCAGGGAGCATATTTTCAAATTCTATAAGAATTTGTTTAGGCGTCAAACTCAGCCGTTGTTTTCTGTTGGTGAATTACCGTTGCAGTCTTTGAATGATGAACAGCCAGTTGGGCTGATTAGATGCTTTTCCGAGGAGGAAATTCTTGCTGGTCTGAATAGTTGTGGGGAGAACAAAGCTCCGGGACCTGATGGCTTCAATCACTTCTTTTACAGGCGTGCATGGTCTTTTTTGAAAGAGGATATTTTGACGATTTTCTCAAATCTCCATGTAACAGGTGCTGTCCCTTTTGGCTTAAACACTGCATTTCTAGTCCTTGTTCCTAAATTCAAAGGTGCTTGTGATATCAAGGATATTAGACCATTGAGCTTGATACATGGTCTCCTTAAATTGGTTTCTAAAGTGTTATCCATTAGACTTGCTGTTGTACTGCCAAGTATTATCTCCGTAAATTAA